The following are from one region of the Nicotiana tomentosiformis chromosome 7, ASM39032v3, whole genome shotgun sequence genome:
- the LOC104112296 gene encoding uncharacterized protein, with protein sequence MHRRNIRLRREYLYRKSLEGKERLLYEKKRKIKEALEEGKPIPTELRNEEAALRKEIDLEDENTAVPRSTIDDEYANATEKDPKILLTTSRNPSAPLTQFVKELKIVFPNAQRMNRGGQVISEIIETCRAHDFTDVILVHEHRGVPDGIIISHLPFGPTAYFGLLNVVTRHDIKDKKSIGTMPEAYPHLIFDKFSTKLGERTVNILKHLFPVPKPDTKRIITFANQSDYISFRHHIYEKHGGPKSIELKEVGPRFELRLYQIKLGTMDQDEAQTEWIIRPYMNTSKKQKLLGD encoded by the exons ATGCATAGAAGGAACATTAGGTTGCGAAGAGAGTATCTTTACAGGAAAAGCTTAGAAGGGAAAGAGCGTTTGCTCTATGAGAAGAAACGCAAAATCAAAGAAGCTTTGGAGG AGGGAAAACCCATTCCAACTGAGCTCAGGAATGAAGAGGCTGCTCTTCGCAAAGAAATCGACCTTGAAGATGAAAATACTGCTG TACCTCGATCAACTATTGATGATGAATATGCTAATGCAACTGAAAAAGATCCCAAAATTTTGCTTACCACTTCAAGAAATCCTAGTGCTCCTCTTACTCAGTTTGTCAAG GAATTAAAAATTGTGTTCCCTAATGCTCAGCGGATGAATCGTGGTGGTCAG GTTATATCAGAAATAATTGAAACCTGCCGAGCTCATGATTTTACAGATGTAATTTTGGTCCACGAGCATCGTGGTGTGCCTGATGGTATTATCATTAGCCATCTGCCATTTGGTCCAACTGCTTACTTTGGATTGCTCAATGTG GTCACGAGACATGACATAAAGGACAAAAAATCTATTGGAACCATGCCTGAGGCATACCCACATCTGATTTTTGACAAATTTTCAACAAAG CTTGGTGAGAGGACAGTTAACATCCTAAAGCATTTGTTTCCAGTGCCCAAGCCTGATACAAAACGTATTATCACATTTGCTAACCAGTCAGACTATATTTCATTCAG ACATCACATCTATGAAAAGCACGGAGGTCCAAAATCAATTGAGCTGAAAGAGGTTGGTCCTCGATTTGAACTACGGCTTTACCAG ATAAAACTAGGAACGATGGATCAGGATGAAGCTCAAACCGAGTGGATCATAAGGCCTTACATGAACACATCCAAAAAACAGAAGCTTCTAGGGGACTGA